AAAAGAATACATATCTGTAAAAGAAACCAAGGCTGCTGAAGCTCCCCCAGCCAGTGCCAAAACAAGCGGAACGGTCACCGCTACTTCCTTGAATGTCAGGGAAAAGCCTTCATTGAACTCTGGAAAAATCGGGCAATTAACTTATGGAGCTGCAGTTACAGTCCATTCCCAGTCAAATGGCTGGGCGGAGATTACTTTCGCAGGGAAAAGTGCCTGGGTAAGCGCTGAGTATCTTAAAATCAGCGGAAAACCAGTGGCTGGCAGCGGAAAGGTTCCAACGCCTGTCGATCAATTCACAGGAACGGTAACTGCTTCACAGCTGAACGTTCGTGACAAAAACTCTCTGGATGGAAGCGTCATAGGTTCAGTATCAAAGGGACAAAGCTTCAAAATCCTTGATGAACAAAACAATTGGGTCAAGATTGAATACAAGCCTGGAAAAACAGGCTGGGCAGCAGGGTGGTTTTTCGATAAAAAGAAAAATGGACCAGTCGCTGCTCCTAGCGAGTCTGTGAAAAACAGCAGAGTCTCCATGCTTCATAATGGTACAAACATACGTAAAGGGCCGAGCACCAGCACAGCAGTCATTTTCCGTGCCAATCAGGGTGACAGCTTTGAAATTATCAGCGTGGAAAAAGATTGGTATAAGATTGCGCTGCCAAATGGAACAACTGGGTTTGTAGCTGGCTGGATTGTTTCTGTACAGGGAACTGCACCGCAAATTGAGAGACCGGGAGCGGAAAAGCACACAAAAAATAAAACGATCGTCATTGACCCTGGACACGGTGGAAGGGATAACGGGACAACTGGTGTAAGAGGAACCTTGGAAAAAACGCTTACCTTGAAAACAGCTCAGCTTTTATATGACAAACTAAGAGCTGCCGGCACGAACGTCATCCTGACCAGGAACAATGATCATTACATTTCACTTGGTTCAAGAGTCAGCAGCTCCAACTACCATAATGCTGATGCTTTTATCAGCATTCATTACGACAGCATTAACGATAGGACTGTCAGGGGCATGACGACTTACTACTATAATTCAAAGCAAAAGCCATTGGGTGAACAAATCCACTCCTCGGTCATAAGCAAAACAATGTTGAAGGATCGTGGCACACGCTTTGGCGATTATCACGTCATCAGGGAAAACAAACAAGCAGCCGTCCTACTTGAGCTTGGTTATTTGAGCAATCCTGCAGAAGAGATGCTTGTAAATACTCCTCAATATCAAGAATCGGTAGCTAATGGGATCTTTGAAGGACTTGCTCGCTATTTTAAAAATGATTAAGCAGACGATTAATAAATTTGAAGATTCCTGACTGAAGACAGCGCACCTGTCTTCAGTCTTTTTCCTTGAAAATGTACCCTTATGGCTTCGAAGACTGACTCCTACGGGTGTCTTTCTTCATGAAATGCACTCATATGGCTTAGCAAACTATCTCATACGGGTGTCTTTCTTCGCGGAAGGTACCCCTACGTTCCCGCAGACTGGTTTTTAAGAGGGGGCTTTCTTCACAATCATTTATTATGTCATTGAATTCCACTTTATAAGGGGATTTATAGACACAACAAGTCCCTATATACTAAAAAGAAGGTATCCCACATAAACAGTGGAGATACCTTCTTTACCTTTCGGCTTATTTACTATCGATAATCAATGTAACCGGACCGTCATTTGTCAATTGAACATCCATCATGGCGCCGAATACACCAGTTTCAACCTTGATCCCTTTTTCAGCAAGGAAGGTGTTGAATGCTTCATAGACAGTTTCTGCATGGTCTGGCTTCGCTGCGTCCATAAAGTTCGGGCGCCGCCCCTTGCGGCAGTCACCATACAGGGTAAACTGCGAAACAGAAAGAATCTCTCCTTCTACATCGAGAAGTGACAAATTCATCTTTCCTGCTTCATCCTCAAATACCCTGAGATTAGCAGCCTTTTCGGCAAGAAAGGCAGCATCTTTTTCTGTATCATCATGGGTAACGCCCACAAGGATGACAAACCCCTTATTAATGGAGCCTGTTATCTCTCCATCGACTGTTACTTTTGCTTCTTTGCTTCTCTGTATCACTAAACGCATCGCGAATCTCCTTACACTTCGGTCTCCACAATTTGTTAAGATTGCTTAACTCATTACCCTTCTGACAGCATAGATATCTGGGATTTGCTTGATCCGGTCCACGACTTTTTGAAGGTGGCTGACATTATGGATGGCGATTGACATGTTGATAGTCGCCATTTTATTTTTGTCAGATTTCCCGGATACTGCGGTAATGTTAGTCTTCGTTTCATTTACGGCCTGCAGTACTTCGTTCAGCAATCCCCTGCGGTCATAGCCACTGATTTCAATATCAACATTATATTCCTTGCGATCATTCAAGGCGGTTTCCCATTCTACTGGAATCAGCCTTGCCTGTGCATCCTCTGTATGGATGTTCGTGCAATCAGACCGGTGAACGGATACTCCGCGGCCTTTTGTGATAAAACCAACAATATCGTCTCCGGGTACAGGGTTGCAGCAACGGGATAGCCTGATCAGCAAATTATCGATACCAGACACCCGGACGCCAGACTCACGTTTCTTGGCAGGAGTAAATGACTTGAGCTCGGAAACAGCATTTGAAATGTCTTTTTCCTGTTCCATGTCACGCTGCTTGCGCAGTTTTTCTGTCAGTCTGTTCGCCACCTGCAACGCAGTTATACCGTTATAGCCGATTGAAGCAAACAGATCTTCATCATTGGTGAAATTATACTTCTCCGAAACCTTTTTCAGGTTTTCAGATGTCAAAATTTCTTTCACATCAAAATCCATATTGCGGATTTCTTTTTCCAGAAGTTCACGGCCCTTTTCAACATTTTCGTCCTTCTGCTGTTTCTTGAAGAATTGGCGAATCTTGTTTTTGGCCTGCGAGGTCTGAGCAAGCTTCAACCAATCCTTGCTCGGTCCATAAGAGTGTTTTGAAGTAAGGATCTCTATGATATCCCCTGTTTTCAACTGGTAGTCAAGAGTCACCATCTTGCCATTGACCTTGGCACCAATCGTCTTATTGCCGATCTCAGAGTGGATTCGATAAGCAAAATCGATTGGAACTGAACCTGAAGGCAATTCAATGACATCGCCTTTCGGGGTGAAAATAAATACCATATCCGAGAAAAGGTCAATTTTTAGAGATTCCATGAACTCTTCTGCATTCGCAGTGTCATTCTGGAATTCAAGGATTTCACGGAACCATGATAGCTTCGTTTCGAAATTGGAAGCGTCAGTTGGTTTGCCCTCTTTATATGCCCAGTGGGCAGCAACCCCGAATTCAGCAATTCTGTGCATTTCATCTGTCCGGATCTGGACTTCAAGCGGATCGCCTTTAGGACCGATTACTGTGGTGTGCAGTGATTGGTACATATTAGGCTTAGGCATAGCAATATAGTCCTTGAATCGGCCAGGCATCGGTTTCCAGCAAGTATGGATGATACCAAGGATTGCGTAGCAGTCTTTAATGCTATTGACGACAATCCGGACAGCCAGCAAATCATAGATTTCATTGAACTGCTTGTTTTGCAGCACCATTTTACGATAGATGCTGTATATATGCTTCGGCCTTCCGGAAATTTCAGCCTTGATCGAAACTTCATTCAGCCTTTCTTTCACTTCTTCAATGACTTCTTCAAGATATTGTTCGCGTTCCGCTCTTTTCTTTTTCATCAGGTTGACGATACGGTAGTATTGCTGTGGATTCAGATAGCGCAAAGCTGTATCTTCAAGTTCCCATTTGATTTTGGAAATACCAAGCCTGTGAGCCAGCGGCGCGAAAATTTCAAGCGTTTCATTCGAAATCCTGCGCTGTTTTTCACTCGGCAAATGCTTCAAGGTCCTCATGTTATGAAGGCGGTCAGCCAGCTTGATCAAAATGACACGGATATCCTGCGCCATTGCAACAAACATCTTCCGGTGATTTTCGGCCTGTTGCTCTTCATGCGACTTGTACTTTATTTTGCCAAGCTTCGTGACACCATCAACAAGCATTGCCACTTCGTCATTGAAGGCCTCACTAATATCATCAAGAGTCACATCCGTATCCTCGACAACATCATGAAGAAAACCAGCTGCAACCGTAGCCGGGTCCATCTCAAGGTCAGCCAGAATCCCTGCTACCTGGATTGGATGGATGATGTACGGTTCCCCGGATTTCCTGAATTGATCATGATGAGCCTGTCTGGCGAACTCATATGCCTTTTTTACCAATTCAATATGTTCATCATTCAAATATGATTTTGTACAGTCAATGACTTGTTCTGCGGTCATTACCTGGTCATTCGCCATAGGATCACCTAATTTAAATTTCTTATATTAACCCGCATTTTCTCTCCAGCGGGAACCAATGAAAGAGTCGACGTAAATACGAATAGCGCAAGCGCCTTGTCCAGCCCCGACAAGCGCTGGAGGGC
This window of the Mesobacillus jeotgali genome carries:
- a CDS encoding SH3 domain-containing protein — protein: MPRNKMVPIILCFMLILGSLPALESARADNGSVSITATSLNVRTGPGLSYPVSGSVKKGEKFSIVKEEGDWIQISLGGSKKGWVAQWFTSKEAAKTAASPASPAVSQNTKASGSITVNGLRVRKGPGTNHQVIGSFNSGQAVEILGFSGNWAEVRTNNIRGWVSKEYISVKETKAAEAPPASAKTSGTVTATSLNVREKPSLNSGKIGQLTYGAAVTVHSQSNGWAEITFAGKSAWVSAEYLKISGKPVAGSGKVPTPVDQFTGTVTASQLNVRDKNSLDGSVIGSVSKGQSFKILDEQNNWVKIEYKPGKTGWAAGWFFDKKKNGPVAAPSESVKNSRVSMLHNGTNIRKGPSTSTAVIFRANQGDSFEIISVEKDWYKIALPNGTTGFVAGWIVSVQGTAPQIERPGAEKHTKNKTIVIDPGHGGRDNGTTGVRGTLEKTLTLKTAQLLYDKLRAAGTNVILTRNNDHYISLGSRVSSSNYHNADAFISIHYDSINDRTVRGMTTYYYNSKQKPLGEQIHSSVISKTMLKDRGTRFGDYHVIRENKQAAVLLELGYLSNPAEEMLVNTPQYQESVANGIFEGLARYFKND
- the dtd gene encoding D-aminoacyl-tRNA deacylase; the protein is MRLVIQRSKEAKVTVDGEITGSINKGFVILVGVTHDDTEKDAAFLAEKAANLRVFEDEAGKMNLSLLDVEGEILSVSQFTLYGDCRKGRRPNFMDAAKPDHAETVYEAFNTFLAEKGIKVETGVFGAMMDVQLTNDGPVTLIIDSK
- a CDS encoding RelA/SpoT family protein; protein product: MANDQVMTAEQVIDCTKSYLNDEHIELVKKAYEFARQAHHDQFRKSGEPYIIHPIQVAGILADLEMDPATVAAGFLHDVVEDTDVTLDDISEAFNDEVAMLVDGVTKLGKIKYKSHEEQQAENHRKMFVAMAQDIRVILIKLADRLHNMRTLKHLPSEKQRRISNETLEIFAPLAHRLGISKIKWELEDTALRYLNPQQYYRIVNLMKKKRAEREQYLEEVIEEVKERLNEVSIKAEISGRPKHIYSIYRKMVLQNKQFNEIYDLLAVRIVVNSIKDCYAILGIIHTCWKPMPGRFKDYIAMPKPNMYQSLHTTVIGPKGDPLEVQIRTDEMHRIAEFGVAAHWAYKEGKPTDASNFETKLSWFREILEFQNDTANAEEFMESLKIDLFSDMVFIFTPKGDVIELPSGSVPIDFAYRIHSEIGNKTIGAKVNGKMVTLDYQLKTGDIIEILTSKHSYGPSKDWLKLAQTSQAKNKIRQFFKKQQKDENVEKGRELLEKEIRNMDFDVKEILTSENLKKVSEKYNFTNDEDLFASIGYNGITALQVANRLTEKLRKQRDMEQEKDISNAVSELKSFTPAKKRESGVRVSGIDNLLIRLSRCCNPVPGDDIVGFITKGRGVSVHRSDCTNIHTEDAQARLIPVEWETALNDRKEYNVDIEISGYDRRGLLNEVLQAVNETKTNITAVSGKSDKNKMATINMSIAIHNVSHLQKVVDRIKQIPDIYAVRRVMS